The following are encoded together in the Triticum dicoccoides isolate Atlit2015 ecotype Zavitan chromosome 6B, WEW_v2.0, whole genome shotgun sequence genome:
- the LOC119326297 gene encoding metal-nicotianamine transporter YSL2-like, which produces MEVTPARGVATEIEQCEAGGGVEPEPAPAASAQHEERVPPWRVQITARGLVAALLIGFVLTVIILKLALSTGIIPTLNVSAALLAFLALRGWTHVLGRLGVPSRPFTRQENTVVQTCAVACYSMGFGGGFGSSLLALNKKTYELAGVSTPGNAPASYKEPGFGWMAGFLLAISFVGLLNLLPLRKALVIDYKLTYPSGTATAVLINGFHTPQGEKNAKMQVRGFLRSFGISLIWSFFQWFYTGGQSCGFLQFPTFGLKAWKQTFFFDFSLTYVGAGMICSHLVNLSTLFGAVLSWGIMWPLISKQKGIWYPANVPESSMTSLFGYKSFMCVALIMGDGLYHFIKLTGITAKSLHAQYNRKHVKRAANEDTVSFDDLQRNEVFTREYIPNWLAYAGYASLSIIAVIVIPIMFQQAKWYYVVVAYVLAPVLGFSNAYGTGLTDMSMSYNYGKIALFIFAAWGGKDDGVIAGLVGCAIVKQLVQVSADLMHDYKTGHLTLTSPRSLLVGQAIGTVMGCIIAPSTFLLFYKAFDIGNPDGYWKAPYALIYRNMAILGVEGFSALPKRCLELSASCFAFSVLVNLVRDFSPQKYRKYVPLPMAMAVPFLVGANFAIDMCVGSLVVFSWHKMKKKKAKLLVPAVASGFICGDGIWMFPSSLLSLAKVNPPICMKFTPGS; this is translated from the exons ATGGAAGTCACTCCCGCGCGGGGCGTGGCGACCGAGATTGAGCAgtgcgaggccggcggcggcgtggAGCCGGAGCCGGCGCCGGCCGCGTCCGCGCAGCACGAGGAGCGCGTGCCGCCGTGGCGCGTGCAGATAACGGCGCGGGGCCTGGTGGCGGCGCTGCTCATCGGCTTCGTCCTCACCGTCATCATCCTCAAGCTCGCGCTCTCCACGGGCATCATCCCCACGCTCAACGTCTCCGCCGCGCTGCTCGCCTTCCTCGCGCTCCGCGGGTGGACGCACGTGCTCGGGCGCCTCGGCGTCCCCTCCCGCCCCTTCACTCGTCAGGAGAACACCGTCGTCCAGACCTGCGCCGTCGCCTGCTACTCCATGGGGTTCGGCG GTGGGTTCGGGTCGTCGTTGCTGGCTCTGAACAAGAAGACGTACGAGCTTGCCGGGGTGAGCACGCCGGGCAACGCGCCGGCGAGCTATAAGGAGCCCGGGTTCGGGTGGATGGCCGGATTCCTATTAGCCATCAGCTTCGTGGGGCTCCTCAACTTGCTTCCGCTCAGAAAG GCTTTGGTCATAGATTACAAATTGACTTATCCAAGCGGGACTGCAACTGCTGTACTCATAAACGGATTCCatacccctcagggagaaaagaaCGCAAA AATGCAGGTCCGCGGATTCCTGAGGAGCTTCGGGATCAGCCTCATATGGAGCTTCTTCCAGTGGTTCTACACAGGTGGCCAGAGTTGTGGGTTTCTACAATTCCCTACTTTTGGTCTAAAGGCTTGGAAGCAAAC GTTCTTCTTTGATTTTAGTCTCACATATGTCGGCGCGGGGATGATCTGCTCACACCTTGTAAACCTATCCACACTTTTCGGTGCGGTACTTTCTTGGGGAATAATGTGGCCACTCATCAGCAAACAAAAGGGCATTTGGTACCCGGCAAATGTACCAGAAAGCAGCATGACTAGCTTGTTTGGTTACAAG TCCTTCATGTGTGTAGCTCTGATCATGGGGGATGGCCTCTATCACTTCATCAAACTCACAGGCATCACTGCTAAGAGTCTGCATGCACAATACAACCGTAAACATGTTAAGAGAG CGGCAAATGAGGATACAGTTTCATTTGATGATTTGCAGCGCAATGAGGTCTTCACCAGGGAATACATTCCAAACTGGCTAGCGTATGCCGGATATGCCTCATTAAGTATCATTGCTGTAATTGTCATACCGATAATGTTCCAGCAGGCCAAGTGGTACTATGTCGTTGTAGCTTATGTGCTTGCTCCCGTGCTGGGGTTCTCCAATGCCTATGGAACTGGGCTCACTGACATGAGCATGAGCTATAATTATGGCAAGATTGCTCTCTTCATCTTTGCAGCCTGGGGAGGGAAGGATGATGGTGTCATTGCCGGCCTTGTTGGTTGTGCGATAGTGAAGCAGCTAGTGCAAGTCTCCGCAGATCTGATGCATGACTACAAGACGGGCCATCTGACACTGACATCACCGAGATCACTGCTTGTCGGGCAGGCCATTGGTACAGTCATGGGCTGCATCATCGCGCCGTCTACGTTTTTGCTCTTCTACAAAGCATTTGATATTGGAAACCCAGACGGATACTGGAAGGCTCCGTACGCGCTGATATACCGGAACATGGCCATTCTCGGCGTCGAGGGCTTCTCTGCACTGCCAAAGCGTTGCCTTGAACTGTCTGCTTCTTGCTTCGCATTTTCTGTGCTCGTGAACCTTGTCAGGGACTTCTCGCCACAAAAGTACCGGAAGTACGTTCCCCTTCCGATGGCGATGGCTGTGCCGTTCCTAGTTGGCGCCAACTTTGCCATTGACATGTGTGTGGGGAGCTTGGTAGTCTTCAGCTGGCACAAGATGAAGAAAAAGAAGGCTAAGCTGCTGGTGCCTGCAGTTGCCTCTGGTTTTATCTGTGGAGATGGTATATGGATGTTTCCTTCTTCCTTGCTTTCCCTTGCTAAGGTTAACCCGCCCATCTGCATGAAGTTCACACCGGGAAGCTAG
- the LOC119326018 gene encoding cytochrome b5-like → MAGGGKVYSFQEVRKHSQRKDCWLIISGKVYDVTPFMEEHPGGDEVLLACTGKDATADFEDIGHSDAAKELMPQYCIGEVDAATIPAKLAHAVLPAKGAAAAPAPRASTGQGVWLTVLQLALPLLLVAMAFALQNFAKTKTE, encoded by the exons ATGGCGGGGGGAGGGAAGGTGTACTCGTTCCAAGAGGTGCGGAAGCACAGCCAGCGCAAggattgctggctcatcatctccgGCAAG GTGTACGACGTGACGCCCTTCATGGAGGAGCACCCGGGCGGCGACGAGGTCCTGCTGGCGTGCACCG GCAAGGACGCGACGGCCGACTTCGAGGACATCGGCCACTCGGACGCCGCCAAGGAGCTGATGCCGCAGTACTGCATCGGGGAGGTCGACGCCGCCACCATCCCGGCCAAGCTCGCACACGCCGTCCTCCCCGCCAAGGGGGCAGCGGCGGCTCCGGCGCCACGCGCGAGCACGGGCCAGGGCGTCTGGCTAACGGTGCTGCAGCTCGCCCTGCCCCTCCTGCTGGTGGCCATGGCCTTCGCGCTTCAGAACTTCGCCAAAACCAAAACAGAGTAG